A genomic stretch from Saccharomyces paradoxus chromosome XVI, complete sequence includes:
- the TIP41 gene encoding Tip41p (Protein that interacts with Tap42p, which regulates PP2A~similar to YPR040W), whose product MSKRNTPPLRSSGINTIQINAAREMHAQTVRARRMPIPTSGITAPSVQPTAAPSMPPRHICNNPNNPPCLHCGSVIIPSPRATLPLEDNPSISINDWTISSRKKPILNSQELDLWENEKLKGLTLPEMIFGNNYIRIENAKQDWSIEFNALDALKEVQLQDSGIRVAYSNDWINSKRRQNSSNAAQRFTNDVNDDSLNIIHKYDWTYTTRYKGTENSPESKFQLDNDQTLPLDKLAVHDKILFYDDMILFEDELADNGISILNVKIRVMNERLLLLSRFFLRVDDVLVRVYDTRLYVEFDENKVIRESKEFEGKYQDVLAKHRLSQSHDPKAALRDSNWVAQNTPMIKRQCEVIQF is encoded by the coding sequence ATGTCCAAGAGAAACACCCCGCCGCTCAGATCATCAGGGATAAACACTATCCAAATAAATGCTGCCAGAGAGATGCACGCTCAAACGGTACGCGCTCGAAGAATGCCCATCCCAACAAGCGGCATCACCGCACCTTCGGTGCAACCAACTGCAGCTCCATCAATGCCGCCTCGACATATTTGTAACAATCCAAACAATCCGCCATGCCTTCACTGTGGGTCCGTTATCATTCCATCTCCAAGGGCCACGTTACCCTTGGAGGACAACCCCTCCATCTCCATCAATGATTGGACCATCTCCTCCAGAAAGAAGCCCATTTTGAACTCGCAGGAACTGGACCTCTGGGAAAACGAAAAACTCAAAGGTTTGACTTTGCCAGAGATGATTTTTGGCAACAATTACATCAGGATCGAAAATGCAAAACAGGATTGGTCCATAGAGTTCAATGCCCTGGATGCTCTAAAGGAGGTTCAACTCCAGGATTCAGGTATCCGTGTTGCGTACTCAAACGACTGGATAAATTCCAAAAGAAGACAGAATTCAAGTAATGCCGCTCAACGGTTCACTAACGATGTGAACGACGATTCCTTAAATATCATACACAAGTACGACTGGACTTACACTACACGGTATAAAGGTACAGAGAACTCACCCGAATCGAAGTTCCAACTCGACAATGATCAAACGCTGCCCCTTGACAAACTGGCCGTACATGACAAGATCCTATTCTACGATGACATGATTCTTTTCGAAGACGAGTTGGCAGACAATGGTATATCTATACTCAACGTCAAAATAAGAGTCATGAACGAAAGGCTACTGCTGCTCAGCCGGTTCTTTTTAAGAGTGGATGATGTTCTGGTGAGGGTCTACGACACAAGGCTTTACGTGGAGTTTGACGAAAACAAAGTGATCAGAGAATCCAAGGAATTCGAAGGTAAATACCAGGATGTACTTGCCAAGCACAGGCTATCCCAATCTCACGACCCAAAGGCCGCCTTGAGAGATAGTAATTGGGTAGCACAGAACACGCCAATGATCAAAAGACAGTGCGAAGTGATTCAGTTCTAA
- the TIF5 gene encoding translation initiation factor eIF5 (Translation initiation factor eIF5~similar to YPR041W), with protein MSINICRDNHDPFYRYKMPPIQAKVEGRGNGIKTAVLNVADISHALNRPAPYIVKYFGFELGAQTSISVDKDRYLVNGVHEPAKLQDVLDGFINKFVLCGSCKNPETEIIITKDNDLVRDCKACGKRTPMDLRHKLSSFILKNPPDSVSGSKKKKKAATASANVRGGGLSISDIAQGKSQNAPSDGTGSSTPQHHDEDEDELSRQIKAAASTLEDIEVKDDEWAVDMSEEAIRARAKELEVNSELSQLDEYGEWILEQAGEDKENLPSDVELYKKAAELDILNDPKIGCVLAQCLFDEDIVNEVAEHNAFFTKILVTPEYEKNFLGGIERFLGLEHKDLIPLLPKILVQLYNNDIISEEEIMRFGTKSSKKFVPKEVSKKVRRAAKPFITWLETAESDDDEDDE; from the coding sequence ATGTCTATTAATATCTGTAGAGACAACCATGATCCATTCTACCGTTACAAGATGCCTCCCATCCAAGCCAAGGTGGAAGGTAGAGGTAACGGTATCAAGACAGCCGTCTTGAACGTTGCTGACATCTCTCACGCGCTAAATAGACCTGCTCCATATATTGTCAAGTATTTTGGTTTCGAATTAGGTGCTCAAACTTCCATCTCTGTCGACAAAGATCGTTATTTAGTTAATGGTGTCCACGAACCTGCCAAGTTGCAAGACGTATTGGATGGCTTCATCAACAAGTTTGTTCTTTGTGGTAGCTGTAAAAATCCAGAGACCGAGATTATTATTACAAAAGATAATGATTTAGTTCGAGACTGTAAGGCCTGTGGTAAGAGAACTCCAATGGACCTAAGACATAAACTATCATCcttcattttgaaaaacccACCTGACTCCGTTTCTGGttccaagaagaagaagaaggcaGCTACAGCTTCGGCCAATGTCCGTGGTGGTGGGTTGTCCATTAGTGATATTGCTCAAGGTAAATCTCAAAATGCCCCTTCAGACGGCACCGGCTCATCCACTCCACAACATcatgacgaagatgaagatgaattgTCTCGTCAAATCAAGGCAGCTGCTTCCACTTTGGAAGATATTGAGGTCAAAGATGACGAATGGGCCGTTGATATGTCTGAAGAAGCTATTAGAGCTCGTGCCAAGGAACTAGAAGTGAACTCTGAGCTCAGCCAGTTAGATGAATATGGTGAATGGATTTTGGAGCAAGCTGGTGAAGATAAGGAGAATCTACCATCAGATGTAGAGCTCTATAAGAAGGCTGCAGAACTAGATATTCTAAATGatccaaaaattggttGTGTCTTGGCGCAATGTCTATTTGATGAAGACATCGTAAACGAAGTTGCTGAACACAATGcatttttcactaaaatTTTAGTCACTCCAGAGTACGAAAAGAACTTCTTGGGTGGtattgaaagatttttAGGTTTAGAACATAAGGATTTAATTCCACTATtgccaaaaattttggttCAACTATACAACAATGATATCATTTCAGAGGAAGAAATCATGAGATTTGGTACCAAGTCATCCAAGAAATTCGTACCTAAAGAGGTATCCAAGAAGGTTCGTAGAGCTGCTAAGCCATTCATTACGTGGTTGGAAACCGCTGAAAgtgacgatgatgaagacgacGAATAG
- the SPO24 gene encoding Spo24p (Subunit H of the V1 peripheral membrane domain of V-ATPase~similar to YPR036W), with translation MVAFLELTSAVSQPFVIPSLSPVSQPSSRKNSDANVDDLNLAIANAALLDASATSRSHSRKNSLSLL, from the coding sequence atGGTCGCCTTTTTAGAACTAACTTCAGCCGTTTCTCAACCTTTTGTCATCCCATCTCTTTCGCCAGTCTCTCAACCAAGCTCGAGAAAAAACTCTGACGCAAACGTCGATGACTTGAATCTGGCTATTGCCAATGCTGCTCTTTTGGATGCCTCAGCTACAAGCCGCTCACACTCCAGAAAAAACTCTTTGTCTCTGTTGTAA
- the ERV2 gene encoding flavin-linked sulfhydryl oxidase (Flavin-linked sulfhydryl oxidase localized to the ER lumen~similar to YPR037C) — MKQIVKRSHAIRIIAALGIIGLWMFFSSNELSISTPGLIKAESGTNEAQEAAAVKNDARLKEIEKQTIMPLMGDDKVKKEVGRASWKYFHTLLARFPDEPTPEEREKLSTFIGLYAELYPCGECSYHFVKLIEKHPVQTSSRTAAAMWGCHIHNKVNEYLKKEIYDCATILADYDCGCSDSDGKRVSLEKEAKQLG, encoded by the coding sequence ATGAAACAGATAGTTAAAAGAAGCCATGCCATCAGGATAATTGCAGCATTAGGAATCATAGGTTTATGGATGTTTTTCTCGTCTAATGAACTATCCATCAGTACGCCAGGCCTGATCAAGGCGGAGTCTGGTACAAATGAAGCGCAGGAGGCGGCTGCTGTGAAGAACGACGCCAGGTTGAAAGAGATCGAGAAGCAAACTATCATGCCATTGATGGGCGACGACAAGGTGAAGAAAGAAGTGGGCAGGGCGTCGTGGAAGTACTTCCACACGCTGCTGGCCCGTTTTCCGGATGAGCCTACTCctgaagaaagagaaaaactGAGCACGTTTATCGGTCTATATGCAGAGCTATACCCGTGCGGCGAATGTTCATATCACTTTGTAAAGCTAATTGAGAAGCATCCAGTACAAACATCTAGCAGAACGGCTGCGGCAATGTGGGGATGCCACATTCACAACAAAGTGAACGAGTActtaaagaaagaaatttatgATTGTGCGACGATCCTGGCGGACTACGACTGTGGATGCAGTGACAGCGACGGCAAGCGTGTGTCCCTCGAAAAGGAAGCTAAGCAGCTAGGTTAA
- the GLN1 gene encoding glutamate--ammonia ligase (Glutamine synthetase (GS)~similar to YPR035W): MAETSIEKTQILQKYLELDQRGRIMAEYVWIDGTGNLRSKGRTLKKRITSIDQLPEWNFDGSSTNQAPGHDSDIYLKPVAYYPDPFRRGDNIVVLAACYNNDGTPNKFNHRHEAAKLFAAHKDEEIWFGLEQEYTLFDMYDDVYGWPKGGYPAPQGPYYCGVGAGKVYARDMIEAHYRACLYAGLELSGINAEVMPSQWEFQVGPCTGIDMGDQLWMARYFLHRVAEEFGIKISFHPKPLKGDWNGAGCHTNVSTKEMRQPGGMKYIEQAIEKLSKRHAEHIKLYGSDNDMRLTGRHETASMTAFSSGVANRGSSIRIPRSVAKEGYGYFEDRRPASNIDPYLVTGIMCETVCGAIDNADMTKEFERESS; encoded by the coding sequence ATGGCTGAAACAAGTATTGAAAAGACtcaaattttacaaaaatatctAGAGCTCGACCAAAGAGGTAGAATAATGGCCGAATATGTTTGGATCGATGGTACTGGTAACTTACGTTCCAAAGGTAGAACtttaaagaagagaatCACGTCCATCGACCAATTGCCAGAATGGAACTTCGATGGTTCTTCCACTAACCAAGCGCCAGGCCACGACTCCGACATCTATTTGAAGCCTGTTGCTTACTACCCAGATCCTTTCAGAAGAGGTGACAACATCGTTGTCTTGGCCGCATGTTATAACAATGACGGTACTCCAAACAAGTTTAACCACAGACACGAAGCTGCCAAGCTGTTTGCTGCCCAtaaggatgaagaaatctGGTTCGGTCTAGAACAAGAATACACTCTGTTTGACATGTATGACGATGTCTACGGATGGCCAAAGGGTGGGTACCCAGCTCCACAAGGTCCTTACTACTGTGGTGTTGGTGCCGGTAAGGTTTACGCCAGAGATATGATTGAAGCTCACTACAGAGCTTGTCTATATGCCGGATTAGAACTTTCCGGTATTAATGCCGAAGTTATGCCATCTCAATGGGAATTCCAAGTCGGTCCATGTACCGGTATTGACATGGGTGACCAATTATGGATGGCCAGATACTTTTTGCACAGAGTGGCTGAAGAATTCGGTATCAAGATTTCATTCCATCCAAAGCCATTGAAGGGTGACTGGAACGGTGCCGGCTGTCACACTAACGTTTCCACCAAGGAAATGAGACAACCAGGTGGTATGAAATACATTGAACAAGCGATCGAAAAGTTGTCCAAGAGACACGCTGAACACATTAAATTGTACGGTAGCGATAACGACATGAGATTGACTGGTAGACACGAAACTGCTTCCATGACtgccttttcttctggtgTCGCCAACAGAGGTAGCTCGATCAGAATTCCAAGATCTGTTGCCAAGGAAGGTTACGGTTACTTTGAAGATCGTAGACCAGCTTCCAACATTGACCCATACTTGGTTACCGGTATCATGTGTGAGACTGTTTGCGGTGCTATTGACAACGCCGACATGACTAAGGAATTTGAAAGAGAATCCTCATAA
- the PUF2 gene encoding Puf2p (PUF family mRNA-binding protein~similar to YPR042C), translated as MDNKRLYNGNLSNIPEVIDPGITIPIYEEDIRNDMCLNTNARSVRVSDKRDRSSSTSPQKIGSYRTRAGRFSDTITNLLPSISAKLHHSKKSTPVIVVPPTSSTPDSLNSTTYAPRVSNDSFTVATPLSLQSTATRTRTRNNTASSQMTSSSSLTTDVGNATSTNIWSANAETNTSSSPLFDYPLATSYFEPLTRFKSTDNYTLPQTAQLNSFLEKNGNPNIWSSTGNSTTDHLNTPIVNRQRSQSQSTTNRVYTDAPYYQQPAQNYQVQAPPRIPKSASISPVILDDVDPASINWITANQNVPLVNQISTLLPTNTISISDVFPLQPSQQHQQNTINLTSTSLATLCSQYGKVLSARTLRGLNMALVEFSTVESAICALEALQGKELSKVGAPSTVSFARVLPMYEQPPNANGINNTPKQPLLQEQLNHGVLNYQLQQPLQQAELQQQQQPTSFNQPNLTYCNPTQNLSHLQISPSENEPYPFPLPPPSLADNEKDLLNTISSFKLEYDHLELNHLLQNAFKNKGVSDTNYFGPLPEHSSKSPKKKYVFDPPKLRELRKQFDSNSLSTIEMEQLAIVMLDQLPELSSDYLGNTVIQKLFENSSNIVRDIMLRRCNKYLTSMGVHKNGTWVCQKIIKMAKTPRQVNLVTSGVTDYCTPLFNDQFGNYVIQGILKFGFPWNSFIFESVLSQFWTIVQNRYGSRAVRACLEADSTITQCQLLTITSLIIVLSPYLATDTNGTLLITWLLDTCTLPNKNLILCDKLVNKNLVKLCCHKLGSLTILKILNLRGGEEELLSKNKIVHAIFDGPVSNDSILFQILDEGNYGPTFIYKVLTSRILENNLRDEVITKIRQLILNSNINLQSRQLLEEVGLSSAGISPKQSSKNHRKQHPQGFHSPGRARGVSVSSVRSSNSRQNSVIQMNNAGPTPTLNFNPAPMSEINSYFNSQQAMYSGNQNQNQNGNSNGFDELKSQFDSFRIANGTNLSLPIVNLPNVNNNDNNHNSTSYLSQMNPLSRSVSHNNNNNNNNYNNNNNNDNNNNNNNNNNNNNNTANINSNNDTILSRYSSYGY; from the coding sequence ATGGACAACAAAAGACTGTATAACGGTAACCTATCCAATATCCCTGAGGTTATAGATCCTGGGATTACAATTCCAATTTATGAAGAGGACATTAGAAATGATATGTGTTTGAATACAAACGCTCGTTCTGTGAGAGTCTCTGACAAGAGAGACCGTTCTAGCTCCACTTCCCCACAGAAAATTGGCTCATACCGTACTCGTGCGGGCAGGTTTTCTGATACTATAACCAATCTACTTCCTTCCATTAGCGCTAAATTGCATCATTCAAAGAAGAGTACCCCTGTAATTGTCGTTCCTCCTACCAGCAGTACTCCAGATAGTTTAAATTCTACGACGTACGCTCCTAGAGTGTCCAATGACTCTTTTACAGTAGCTACTCCGCTGTCGTTGCAGTCTACTGCCAccagaacaagaacaagaaataATACTGCATCTTCTCAGATGACTTCAAGTTCTTCTTTGACTACTGATGTAGGTAATGCCACGAGCACTAATATTTGGAGTGCGAATGCAGAAACTAATACGTCTTCCAGTCCCTTGTTTGATTATCCTCTCGCCACGTCTTATTTTGAGCCATTGACTAGATTTAAATCCACTGATAATTATACCCTGCCCCAGACAGCTCAATTGAACAGttttttggagaaaaaCGGGAATCCGAACATATGGTCGAGTACGGGAAACAGTACCACTGACCACCTTAACACCCCGATAGTTAATAGGCAGCGCTCTCAATCTCAATCTACCACAAATAGGGTTTATACAGATGCACCCTACTATCAACAGCCTGCACAAAATTATCAGGTTCAAGCGCCTCCTAGGATTCCAAAAAGTGCTTCAATATCCCCCGTTATCCTTGATGATGTCGATCCGGCCTCAATCAATTGGATTACGGCAAATCAAAACGTGCCACTAGTCAATCAAATATCGACGCTTTTGCCTACTAACACAATATCTATTTCAGACGTGTTTCCATTACAGCCTAGTCAACAACATCAACAAAACACTATAAATTTGACGAGTACTTCCCTAGCGACTTTATGTTCGCAGTATGGCAAAGTTCTTTCTGCGAGGACGCTTAGAGGCCTGAATATGGCACTAGTTGAGTTCTCCACAGTTGAAAGTGCAATATGTGCCCTGGAGGCTTTACAAGGTAAGGAACTATCCAAAGTGGGCGCGCCAAGTACGGTGTCTTTTGCGCGAGTTTTACCCATGTATGAACAACCTCCTAACGCTAATGGTATCAATAATACTCCCAAACAACCGCTGTTGCAAGAACAGTTGAATCACGGGGTGCTCAACTATCAACTGCAACAACCATTACAACAAGCGGAActacaacaacaacaacaaccaaCGTCTTTTAATCAGCCAAATCTTACATACTGTAATCCCACCCAAAATTTGAGCCATCTGCAGATATCTCCAAGCGAAAATGAACCTTACCCTTTCCCGTTGCCTCCACCATCGTTGGcagataatgaaaaagatttATTGAACACTATAAGTTCTTTTAAATTGGAATATGATCATTTAGAGTTGAATCATCTTTTACAGAATgccttcaaaaataaaggagTGTCTGATACAAATTATTTCGGCCCATTGCCAGAGCACAGCTCTAAATCGCcgaagaaaaagtatgTGTTTGATCCACCAAAATTACGGGAATTGAGGAAGCAGTTTGACTCAAATTCATTATCTACTATAGAAATGGAACAGTTGGCAATAGTCATGTTGGACCAACTACCTGAATTAAGTTCAGATTATTTGGGTAATACCGTTATCCAAAAACTGTTTGAAAACTCGTCAAATATCGTAAGGGATATCATGTTGAGGAGATGTAATAAATATTTGACATCTATGGGTGTGCACAAGAACGGTACTTGGGTCTGTCAGAAGATTATCAAAATGGCAAAAACGCCAAGGCAGGTAAATCTTGTAACTTCAGGTGTAACCGACTATTGTACTCCACTTTTCAATGATCAGTTCGGGAACTATGTTATTCAGGGTATTCTAAAGTTCGGTTTTCCCTGGaatagttttatttttgaaagcgTTTTATCTCAGTTCTGGACAATAGTTCAAAACAGGTATGGATCCCGTGCTGTAAGGGCTTGTCTAGAAGCAGATTCCACTATCACCCAATGTCAATTGCTTACTATCACTTCGTTGATAATTGTACTTTCTCCGTATTTAGCCACGGACACTAATGGCACTTTATTGATCACTTGGCTATTGGACACTTGTACCCTACCTAACAAGAACTTGATTCTATGTGATAAACTggtaaataaaaatctgGTTAAATTATGTTGTCATAAACTAGGCTCTCTGACAATCTTAAAGATTCTCAATTTAAGAGGTGGCGAAGAGGAATTATTGTCGAAGAATAAAATTGTCCATGCAATTTTTGATGGTCCAGTTTCTAATGATTCTATCTTGTTTCAAATACTAGATGAGGGTAATTACGGTCCAACATTTATTTATAAGGTTTTAACCTCGAGAATCCTTGAAAATAATCTTAGAGACGAAGTTATAACCAAAATTCGTCAACTGATTTTAAATTCTAATATTAATTTGCAAAGTCGTCAATtattggaagaagttgGGCTATCATCAGCAGGGATATCACCCAAACAATCCTCCAAGAACCATCGCAAACAACATCCTCAGGGATTCCATTCTCCCGGGCGTGCAAGGGGTGTTTCCGTTTCCAGTGTGAGaagttcaaattcaaggCAGAATAGCGTTATACAAATGAACAACGCAGGTCCAACACCAACGTTGAACTTTAACCCAGCCCCGATGAGTGAAATAAATTCCTACTTCAACAGTCAACAAGCGATGTACTCCGGTAATCAAAATCAGAATCAAAATGGCAATTCTAATGGATTTGATGAACTTAAATCACAATTCGATTCATTTAGAATTGCTAATGGAACAAATTTATCTCTTCCCATAGTTAACCTACCAAATGtaaacaataatgataacaACCATAATAGCACTAGTTATTTGAGTCAAATGAATCCCCTAAGTCGCTCAGTGAGTcataataacaacaataataacaataattataataataacaacaataatgataataacaataataataataataataataataacaataacaataccGCTAATATCAATAGCAATAATGATACAATTTTGTCCCGGTACAGCTCCTACGGATATTAG
- the VMA13 gene encoding H(+)-transporting V1 sector ATPase subunit H (Subunit H of the V1 peripheral membrane domain of V-ATPase~similar to YPR036W), translating to MGATKILMDSTHFNEIRSIIRSRSVAWDALARSEELSEIDASTAKALESILVKKNIGDGLSSSNNAHSEFKVNGNTLIPLIHLLSTSDNEDCKKSVQNLIAELLSSDKYGDDTVKFFQEDPKQLKQLFDVSLKGDFQTVLISGFNVVSLLVQNGLHNVKLVEKLLKNNNLINILQNIEQMDTCYVCIRLLQELAVISEYRDVIWLHEKKFMPTLFKILQRATDSQLATRIVATNSNHLGIQLQYYSLLLIWLLTFNPVFASELVQKYLSDFLDLLKLVKITIKEKVSRLCISIILQCCSTRVKQHKKVIKQLLLLGNALPTVQSLSERKYSDEELRQDISNLKEILENEYQELTSFDEYVAELDSKLLCWSPPHVDNGFWSDNIDEFKKDNYKIFRQLIELLQAKVRNGDVNAKQEKIIIQVALNDITHVVELLPESIDVLDKTGGKADIMELLNHSDSRVKYEALKATQAIIGYTFK from the coding sequence ATGGGCGCaaccaaaattttaatGGACAGTACTCATTTCAATGAGATCCGTAGTATAATCCGTTCGAGGTCAGTCGCATGGGACGCTTTAGCCAGATCTGAGGAATTGAGCGAAATTGATGCGTCTACTGCAAAGGCGTTGGAATCCATTCTagtgaaaaagaacattgGTGACGGTTTATCATCGTCGAACAACGCGCATTCCGAGTTCAAAGTGAATGGCAATACGTTGATACCATTGATTCACTTGCTTTCCACCTCAGATAACGAAGACTGCAAAAAATCCGTGCAGAACCTAATAGCTGAATTGTTGTCATCAGACAAGTATGGCGATGATACTGTGaagttttttcaagagGACCCTAAGCAATTGAAACAATTATTTGACGTGTCCCTCAAGGGAGACTTCCAAACCGTACTAATCTCTGGGTTCAACGTGGTCTCACTCTTAGTGCAAAATGGGTTGCACAATGTGAAACTCGTGGAAAAGCTattgaagaacaacaacTTAATCAATATCTTGCAGAATATTGAGCAGATGGACACTTGTTACGTGTGCATCAGACTATTGCAAGAACTGGCCGTGATATCAGAGTATCGTGACGTGATATGGTTGCATGAAAAGAAGTTCATGCCCACTTTATTCAAGATTCTGCAACGCGCCACGGACTCTCAATTGGCCACGCGGATAGTTGCAACAAACTCCAACCACCTGGGTATTCAATTGCAGTACTACTCCTTACTATTGATATGGTTGTTGACTTTCAACCCAGTTTTTGCAAGCGAGCTAGTCCAGAAATACTTGAGTGATTTTTTGGACCTCTTGAAATTGGTTAAAATAACCATAAAGGAGAAAGTGTCCAGATTGTGCATATCCATCATCTTGCAATGCTGCTCTACGCGCGTCAAGCAGCACAAAAAGGTGATTAAACAACTTTTGTTACTCGGCAACGCGTTGCCCACCGTGCAGAGCTTGAGCGAAAGAAAGTATTCCGATGAAGAATTACGCCAAGACATCAGCAACCTTAAGGAAATCCTTGAAAACGAGTACCAAGAATTGACCTCCTTCGATGAGTACGTCGCGGAATTGGACTCCAAGTTGCTGTGCTGGTCCCCCCCACATGTCGACAACGGCTTCTGGTCCGATAACATTGACGAGTTCAAGAAAGACAACTATAAGATCTTTAGACAATTGATTGAACTTTTGCAAGCAAAGGTCCGCAATGGCGACGTCAACGCgaagcaagaaaagatcattATCCAAGTCGCCTTGAACGACATCACTCACGTGGTCGAGCTTTTACCAGAGAGCATTGACGTTCTCGACAAGACTGGCGGCAAAGCCGACATCATGGAGTTGCTGAACCACTCAGATTCTAGGGTGAAATACGAGGCCCTCAAGGCCACGCAGGCAATTATTGGATATACGTTCAAATAA
- the RPL43A gene encoding 60S ribosomal eL43 domain-containing protein (Ribosomal 60S subunit protein L43A~similar to YPR043W), which translates to MPDLWDHSFVAKRTKKVGITGKYGVRYGSSLRRQVKKLEIQQHARYDCSFCGKKTVKRGAAGIWTCSSCKKTVAGGAYTVSTAAAATVRSTIRRLREMVEA; encoded by the exons ATGCCTGATTTATGGGACCATTCATTCGT GGCTAAAAGAACTAAGAAGGTTGGTATCACTGGTAAGTACGGTGTCCGTTACGGTTCCTCTTTGAGAAGACAAGTCAAGAAGTTGGAAATCCAACAACATGCTAGATACGATTGTTCTTTCTGTGGTAAGAAGACTGTCAAGAGAGGTGCTGCTGGTATCTGGacttgttcttcttgtaaGAAGACTGTCGCTGGTGGTGCTTACACTGTCTCCACTGCTGCTGCCGCCACTGTTAGATCTACCATCAGAAGATTGAGAGAAATGGTTGAAGCTTGA